From a region of the Labrus mixtus chromosome 5, fLabMix1.1, whole genome shotgun sequence genome:
- the rab35b gene encoding ras-related protein Rab-35b — protein MARDYDYLFKLLIIGDSGVGKSSLLLRFADNTFSGSYITTIGVDFKIRTVEINGEKVKLQIWDTAGQERFRTITSTYYRGTHGVIVVYDVTSAESFVNVKRWLHEINQNCDDVCRILVGNKNDDPNSKVVETTDAQKFAEQMGINLFETSAKENINVEEMFNCITELVLRAKKEVLAKQQQQQQNDVVKLTRNSKRKKKCC, from the exons GGGTGGGGAAGAGCAGTCTCCTCCTGCGATTTGCAGACAACACATTTTCAG GTAGCTACATCACCACAATCGGTGTTGACTTTAAGATCCGAACAGTTGAGATCAACGGGGAGAAGGTGAAGCTACAGATCTGGGATACAGCAGGACAGGAGCGCTTCCGCACAATCACATCCAC GTACTACAGAGGAACACATGGGGTCATAGTGGTGTACGACGTCACGAGCGCAGAGTCCTTCGTCAATGTGAAACGATGGCTACATGAAATCAACCAGAACTGTGACGACGTGTGCCGAATATTAG tgGGAAACAAAAATGACGACCCGAACTCCAAGGTGGTGGAGACGACTGACGCGCAGAAGTTTGCAGAGCAGATGGGGATCAACCTGTTTGAGACGAGTGCAAAAGAGAACATCAACGTTGAAGAG ATGTTCAACTGCATCACAGAGCTAGTGCTAAGAGCCAAGAAGGAGGTGCTGgccaagcagcagcagcagcaacagaacgACGTGGTCAAACTCACCCGGAACAGTAAACGGAAGAAGAAGTGCTGCTAG